One window of the Cherax quadricarinatus isolate ZL_2023a chromosome 1, ASM3850222v1, whole genome shotgun sequence genome contains the following:
- the LOC138852807 gene encoding putative per-hexamer repeat protein 5, with translation MGTRSGSGTMSGAGTRSGTGTRSGAGTRSGAGTRSGTGTRSGAGTRSGAGTRSGTGTRSGTGTRSGAGTRSGAGTRSGAGTRSGAGTRSGAGTRSGAGTRSGAGTRSGAGTRSGAGTRSGAGTRSGAGTRSGAGTRSGAGTRSGAGTRSGAGTRSGAGTRSGAGTRSGAGTRSGSGTRSGAGTRSGAGTRSGAGTRSGAGTRSGAGTRSGAGTRSGAGTRSGAGTRSGAGTRSGAGTRSGAGELGQVQELGQVQELGQVQELDQVQELDQVQELICRNYQVQELDQVQELGQVQELGQVQELGQVQELGQVQELGQVQELGQVQELGQVQELGQVQEIGQVQELGTRSGAGTRSGHNQQSKLILMKRIIHRKSLR, from the exons ATGGGAACTAGATCAGGTTCAGGAACTATGTCAGGTGCAGGAACTAGATCAGGTACAGGAACTAGATCAGGTGCAGGAACTAGATCAGGTGCAGGAACTAGATCAGGTACAGGAACTAGATCAGGTGCAGGAACTAGATCAGGTGCAGGAACTAGATCAGGTACAGGAACTAGATCAGGTACAGGAACTAGATCAGGTGCAGGAACTAGATCAGGTGCAGGAACTAGATCAGGCGCAGGAACTaggtcaggtgcaggaactaggtcaggtgcaggaactaggtcaggtgcaggaactagatcaggtgcaggaactaggtcaggtgcaggaactaggtcaggtgcaggaactaggtcaggtgcaggaactagatcaggtgcaggaactaggtcaggtgcaggaactagatcaggtgcaggaactaggtcaggtgcaggaactaggtcaggtgcaggaactaggtcaggtgcaggaactaggtcaggtgcaggaactaggtcaggtgcaggaactaggtcaggttcaggaactaggtcaggtgcaggaactaggtcaggtgcaggaactaggtcaggtgcaggaactagatcaggtgcaggaactaggtcaggtgcaggaactaggtcaggtgcaggaactagatcaggtgcaggaactagatcaggtgcaggaactaggtcaggtgcaggaactagatcaggtgcaggaactagatcaggtgcagga gaactaggtcaggtgcaggaactaggtcaggtgcaggaactaggtcaggtgcaggaactagATCAGGTGCAGGAACTAGATCAGGTGCAGGAACTAATCTGCAGGAACTATCAGGTGCAGGAACTAGAtcaggtgcaggaactaggtcaggtgcaggaactaggtcaggtgcaggaactaggtcaggtgcaggaactaggtcaggtgcaggaactaggtcaggtgcaggaactaggtcaggtgcaggaactaggtcaggtgcaggaactaggtCAGGTGCAGGAAATAGGTCAAGTGCAGGAACTAGGAACTaggtcaggtgcaggaactaggtcag GTCATAATCAACAATCAAAATTAATTCTTATGAAGCGAATTATCCATCGAAAAAGTCTGCGATAA